CAGGTGATATTCACCATTTGTAAGTCTTTGGTACCTGTTAAAGAAGCAACATTACGAGGTTTTGCTCTCACATCATAAATAATTGGTGTGTCAAGCCAAGGGAAAATGAAGTGAGTACCTTCATTAAATATCCTAGAGGAAACACCATGTATTCTGGAATAAACAATGGCTCTATGACCACCATCTACATTGAACAGTGCATTATTAATGAACAGTGCACCACCTCCGAGTAAAAGCAAACCTCCCAAGCCTGCAAATGCCCCCCTTGGTGAAGGCACTTGACCTCTGCCTCCGGTTTGCTGTACCTTGGACAATTGTTTTTGGAACGCCTTTGCGTACCTTTGGAACTCACCAGGTGATCTATTCATCAGCACTAaattatattcttttctagCAGCCGCTTGCTTTTATTTCGTGAGCTACTAAAATACAACCTCCCCTGTAAAACTCTTCTGATGTCCTTTATGGTTTATGAATTGCCCTTTTTTGCTATTATTTCCCTTAGATGCCAAAATGAGCGATACAAGAAAAGTTTGCCACTCTATGTCGTTGATAGTGATTATGCAACACAATTACATGCAAGCTATTAAAATATCGACTAAACGGATACGGCCACATCGCAGTATTACTCATAGCAATAGAGGAAGTAGAAAGTATTTAAATGGGGCCACTCAAATTGCACACTGCTTTATGTAATCTGATTTCATTTCTATACAAAGAATATCTCTCTTACCCGGCTGTCAAGTATGATCGAAGGGCCCTTCATAAAAGGGTTCTTTAAAGAACGATCAGCTGAAGCTGTGATAATAAATGCTACATAAATGCATGCCCTTAAAACTGTATAACCATGTCTAATTATCCTTTGCATCAAGCCTGCATGGAAAATGAGTTTTTCAAGGTACAAGAGCTGCTACACTCCAAACCTTCCTTGTTGCTACAGAAGGACCAGGATGGCAGAATCCCTTTACACTGGTCAGTTTCTTTCCAAGCACATGAAATTACCAGTTTTTTGCTTTCtaaaatggaaaatgttAACTTAGATGATTATCCAGATGATTCTGGATGGACACCTTTCCATATTGCTTGTTCAGTGGGGAATTTGGAGGTGGTAAAGTCTCTTTACGACAGACCTCTAAAGCCTGATCTAAATAAGATAACCAATCAAGGAGTTACATGCTTGCACTTGGCAGTTGGTAAGAAATGGTTTGAAGTATCCCAATTTTTAATTGAAAATGGTGCGTCCGTAAGAATTAAAGATAAATTTAATCAAATTCCATTGCATAGAGCTGCGTCGGTGGgttctttgaaattaatTGAACTATTATGCGGTTTGGGCAAAAGCGCTGTAAATTGGCAGGATAAGCAGGGTTGGACCCCACTATTTCATGCTTTGGCTGAAGGGCACGGTGACGCAGCTGTATTGTTGGTGGAAAAGTATGGTGCAGAATATGATCTTGTAGATAATAAAGGCGCTAAGGCAGAAGATGTTGCCCTTAATGAACAGGttaaaaagtttttccTAAATAATGTATAAGATTTCAAAACTACATATTACAGAACTTTACATATCAATATTATTCTCAAAAAGCAACTCACAAGCGTAGTAGATCCCGCTGTAACCTCCATCAGCTGGTATTTGGTCATTTTCCCCGACCGATGCAATCAACAGTAGTCCGTTTTGTTTGATGATCCTAGCCAACGACGGGCATATCTTCAGTACTTCATATGGAAGCGTTACACCTAACAAATTATTGTTCATAGCAAATTGAACCATTGTATGTATGTTTATTAGTTCCGTGTTTAAATACGacattttttgaggatttaCGGCCAGTTCCTTTAAACAATTAGGAGTATCACCTACAAATTTGCCTGTGGTTGAATCTCTGAGtagatttttcatttgcaACAAAACCGGAAAATTGGGTTGTTTCCAGTTAAGGATCGAGCAAGCTTCCCAATTGCATGAACTGAAAACTATTTGGCGCATACTCCCACTTCCGCTGTGACGCAAAAAACGTTCATGCTCGAAAATGATTAGTAAAAGCTTATCAATGAATTGATTGATATTTATAAATGGCGATATTTTGATGGGAATTGTGTCAATTTCCTTATCTGTAGGAAAATATACACGAATTACCAGCTGGGCTGACCCGGGAATAACTTCTAGTAGGCTTCTGAGAGGCACCACTCTCGAAGATAAGTATTGTTTCAATGTTACTTCATCGAAGCTTCCATCAATTTTACCGAAGTCATAATCCACTAccttttccaattgttcTTTCGTTAAATCATTTAACAGAATCTTCGTGCCTTTGAATTCAACGTATGGTTTTGGCGCAGCCACTATGGTTTCATCATTCAGAGCGCAAACTAATACACTAATAAAACTGCCATTCAACGATGAAGAAGTAACAAAATTACCGTCTTTACTAGAGGTCATTAAATCACTTCCTGTAGATTTCCAATACGGCTCATAATTTATGATTTTCAGTGGATTTCCCggataaggaaaaataatttGGTAATCCAAAGTGAGAGATCCAATATTATTTAGTCTTGTGTCGAATAAGGGTAAATTCATGGTTGCAATACTATTTATTGCCACCTTCTTGAAAAGGAATGGCATTGCCGTTGTTTTGGCAATTATCCTTGTGCCAAATGAAGGAAATATCTCGAAATCCATTGAAAAATCGTCGATTGAATCTACTTGGAAAATTATCTCTCCATCATCATGATCTTCActaatttcatcatcatcttcttcatcatttgtTTCACTGATATCCTTACAAAAGTTATTAATTTCGCCAGATCTAACAGGTAAAATAACATTTCGCGGTATTATTTCAGGTAAGTTTGAGGATAAAGTAATTCTGCCTggtgatgatgacataatAATGCCGTTATCCTGAGTCAACTTGATAGACTCGAGACCTGGCCTCAACTTTaatttgatgaaaatttttttctccaaaaaATTATGACCATATTTCCTTAGTGGAATGATTGGCGGTGGTAAAGCAAAATCCGGAATGCTATCTTGAATGTCTAAATCAAATTTGTCATCATTTGGGGTTAAATCTATTGTATTAAGGCGTTGCGTACTAGACTGCGAATTTATTTCATTCAGGGGTGCAGATGGCAAATTTAATGGTCTTTGTAAAAGTGCATTCAAAACATCAACGTGGCTCTCCCATAAGGCGTAAAAAAGTGGCGAATGGCCGTTgtcatcttcaatatcCAGACGTGCATTATGTTTCAATAGTTCAGTAATAACTTCAGAATGACCTGAACGAACAGCGTAAAAAATGGGCGTCCATTTATTAAACCCATCAATTTCGTTGGGATCCGCCCCATAACGTATCAATAGTTGAATTAATTGTGGATCGCCGCCAATTTTTGCCACTATATGAAGAGTGCATAAACCTGTTGAgttctttttgaaaagcgGTTGACACAAGTGTTGTGAACTTTTGTTCTTGGCATTATCAGCATTTTGCTTACTCCGAATTTCTAAAAGTAACTTGGCGGCGTCATGATTATTAAATTTACAAGCAACATTTAAAGGATCGAACTGGACTTTAGTAGAGCTGATTACATTCTTACTATAATCCAGAATTGGCTTTTCAATGGGTGATGCGTTCGCACCACCAATAGTCAGCAGATCCCTAACAACATCTATGTGGTTGTTAGTGATAGCCAAAACCAAGGGTGTCTTAGAATCACTATCAATGGGATCAACGTCCTCTAAAAGATTGGTGATTAGCAACGAGTGAACAAATTCCAGTTTTCCTAGCTCTGCAGCATAATGTAGCGGCACCCGCGAATGTATATCTTGGGCATTCAGTAGTTTTTGTACTGTTTCTTTAGATAACTTTGATGTTGTTAAAGCCTCATCTAGAATAAATAAGCGTGATTTTTCTGGACAACTTGCAGCCTCGTGAAATACGTTTTTTCGTGAAAATACTTGATCATCTTCGTCACAATATGACAGATCAATATGATCCTGATTGCTTTTATAGAAAATATGCAGAGAGTTATCGTCCAAAGGACTAGCCACCAGTAATAAAAACAGCGTCGTTAAGCACTCCttcaacaaagaaaagacatttttatgaaaagATTCTGAGGAATTTTGTAGCAGATATGTGAATATCTTGGTTTCTCTGAAGTTTCTTAGTAGTGCATGCTTTCTTTGAACATCTTTCACCGTGGctatattcaaaatttccttATACCAGTTTTCGATTTCCATCTCCATGTCCAAGGAGGAGGAAGATgcttgaaaaagatgttCAAGTTGGTTTTCCGAAATCTTTGATGTTGTTAATTCATAATTATTGTGTAatatgttattattattgttgttgttgttgttgttattattattgttattattattattgtgtttattattgttgctGGTATTATTgtcgtcatcatcgtcattaGTAAACGTACTGGATTGTATGTCTGCCCTTCTATTGTTGTTGTCAATATCATTCAGCTCTAAGAGAATATGTAAAGTTTCATCGTTTAATTTTAGTGGCCCATCTCTGGTAAAAATTGGTTGAATGGAAACAACAGTAGCAAGGTAAAAATCTTTATCGTGAGATTGAGATCTCTTGTCCCATTTCTTCagagcttttgaaaatccCGTTTTATTTAACTCAACATACT
This sequence is a window from Saccharomyces cerevisiae S288C chromosome VII, complete sequence. Protein-coding genes within it:
- the NAS6 gene encoding Nas6p (Evolutionarily conserved 19S regulatory particle assembly-chaperone; proteasome-interacting protein involved in the assembly of the base subcomplex of the 19S proteasomal regulatory particle (RP); ortholog of human oncoprotein gankyrin, also known as p28, which interacts with the Rb tumor suppressor and CDK4/6); protein product: MSNYPLHQACMENEFFKVQELLHSKPSLLLQKDQDGRIPLHWSVSFQAHEITSFLLSKMENVNLDDYPDDSGWTPFHIACSVGNLEVVKSLYDRPLKPDLNKITNQGVTCLHLAVGKKWFEVSQFLIENGASVRIKDKFNQIPLHRAASVGSLKLIELLCGLGKSAVNWQDKQGWTPLFHALAEGHGDAAVLLVEKYGAEYDLVDNKGAKAEDVALNEQVKKFFLNNV
- the PHO81 gene encoding Pho81p (Cyclin-dependent kinase (CDK) inhibitor; regulates Pho80p-Pho85p and Pcl7p-Pho85p cyclin-CDK complexes in response to phosphate levels; inhibitory activity for Pho80p-Pho85p requires myo-D-inositol heptakisphosphate (IP7) generated by Vip1p; senses phosphate metabolites via the SPX domain to regulate pexophagy in response to phosphate starvation; relative distribution to the nucleus increases upon DNA replication stress); this encodes MKFGKYLEARQLELAEYNSHFIDYKALKKLIKQLAIPTLKASSDLDLHLTLDDIDEKIIHQRLQENKAAFFFKLERELEKVNGYYLARESDLRIKFNILHSKYKDYKINGKLNSNQATSFKNLYAAFKKFQKDLRNLEQYVELNKTGFSKALKKWDKRSQSHDKDFYLATVVSIQPIFTRDGPLKLNDETLHILLELNDIDNNNRRADIQSSTFTNDDDDDNNTSNNNKHNNNNNNNNNNNNNNNNNNILHNNYELTTSKISENQLEHLFQASSSSLDMEMEIENWYKEILNIATVKDVQRKHALLRNFRETKIFTYLLQNSSESFHKNVFSLLKECLTTLFLLLVASPLDDNSLHIFYKSNQDHIDLSYCDEDDQVFSRKNVFHEAASCPEKSRLFILDEALTTSKLSKETVQKLLNAQDIHSRVPLHYAAELGKLEFVHSLLITNLLEDVDPIDSDSKTPLVLAITNNHIDVVRDLLTIGGANASPIEKPILDYSKNVISSTKVQFDPLNVACKFNNHDAAKLLLEIRSKQNADNAKNKSSQHLCQPLFKKNSTGLCTLHIVAKIGGDPQLIQLLIRYGADPNEIDGFNKWTPIFYAVRSGHSEVITELLKHNARLDIEDDNGHSPLFYALWESHVDVLNALLQRPLNLPSAPLNEINSQSSTQRLNTIDLTPNDDKFDLDIQDSIPDFALPPPIIPLRKYGHNFLEKKIFIKLKLRPGLESIKLTQDNGIIMSSSPGRITLSSNLPEIIPRNVILPVRSGEINNFCKDISETNDEEDDDEISEDHDDGEIIFQVDSIDDFSMDFEIFPSFGTRIIAKTTAMPFLFKKVAINSIATMNLPLFDTRLNNIGSLTLDYQIIFPYPGNPLKIINYEPYWKSTGSDLMTSSKDGNFVTSSSLNGSFISVLVCALNDETIVAAPKPYVEFKGTKILLNDLTKEQLEKVVDYDFGKIDGSFDEVTLKQYLSSRVVPLRSLLEVIPGSAQLVIRVYFPTDKEIDTIPIKISPFININQFIDKLLLIIFEHERFLRHSGSGSMRQIVFSSCNWEACSILNWKQPNFPVLLQMKNLLRDSTTGKFVGDTPNCLKELAVNPQKMSYLNTELINIHTMVQFAMNNNLLGVTLPYEVLKICPSLARIIKQNGLLLIASVGENDQIPADGGYSGIYYACELLFENNIDM